From Flavobacteriales bacterium, the proteins below share one genomic window:
- a CDS encoding phage baseplate assembly protein V encodes MNQENTEISIDGKRIKTFNQIYLFQPIFDHHHFQISVDMSAIEKDGEYTIEKSREWLGKPLVIYFQKSDFVGIITNIQLNQENGFNGIINISGFSKTILMDSGAHLQSWSEKSIKKIAKEITKNSRVEARINPKNTEIIPYLCQYQESYFDFLKRQAIDYREWFFSDGVNLHFGLPKESPNAIELEYNKDILSLNIDIQVKPHAQELYSFQKMQNKFIIEKSKNRPDGLSELGMHSFKTSNEVYPFIPKTVSDIRIRNKGAFDDALKNNQNAAIASYHIISGTTSLRGLTPGSIIKIAAGMKENLEETINQYGEFMVIEAKHQEHYPNGYTCEFKAIPSGIKSPPIPSITRPVAQTQMATVTSNEDPSKKGRVQVQFPWQDPQEKTDWISVLTPDGGSSDLVNTNRGFVFIPEKGDQVMIGFRYNDPNRPFVMGSIFNGSNASGGSDANKSKSITTRSGATISFDDDEGKGKISISDPSGNTVTLNGDETITISAPKGITMNSKEITLNAEEKITIKGDKKVDINSKEITQTAKQKIDLKSDANMLMASKAKEETHKTYKLTAQATVDIEGATAVNAKGGIINLN; translated from the coding sequence ATGAACCAGGAAAATACAGAAATCAGCATTGACGGAAAACGAATAAAAACTTTTAATCAGATTTATTTGTTCCAGCCCATTTTTGATCACCACCATTTCCAAATTTCAGTGGATATGAGTGCTATTGAGAAAGATGGAGAATATACCATAGAAAAATCTAGAGAGTGGCTAGGGAAACCTTTAGTGATTTATTTTCAAAAAAGTGATTTTGTGGGGATCATTACGAATATTCAGCTGAATCAAGAAAATGGATTTAATGGTATCATCAATATTTCAGGTTTTTCTAAAACGATCCTTATGGATTCTGGTGCTCATTTACAGTCTTGGTCTGAGAAGTCTATCAAAAAAATTGCAAAAGAAATTACTAAAAACAGTCGAGTAGAGGCAAGAATAAACCCGAAAAATACTGAAATCATCCCTTATTTATGTCAATACCAGGAGTCCTATTTTGATTTTTTAAAGAGACAAGCTATAGATTATAGAGAATGGTTCTTTTCTGACGGGGTCAACCTGCATTTTGGCTTACCTAAAGAATCACCCAATGCCATTGAACTGGAATACAACAAGGATATCTTGAGTTTAAATATTGATATACAGGTTAAGCCTCACGCTCAAGAGTTGTATAGTTTTCAGAAAATGCAAAACAAATTTATTATCGAAAAATCCAAAAATAGACCTGATGGACTGAGTGAGTTGGGAATGCATTCCTTCAAAACCAGCAATGAGGTTTACCCATTTATACCTAAGACGGTTTCGGATATCAGAATAAGAAATAAAGGAGCCTTTGACGATGCTTTGAAAAACAACCAAAATGCTGCCATTGCCAGTTATCATATTATCTCTGGAACTACTTCACTAAGAGGATTGACACCTGGTTCTATCATTAAAATAGCGGCAGGAATGAAAGAAAACCTTGAAGAAACCATTAATCAATATGGAGAATTTATGGTAATAGAAGCCAAGCACCAAGAACACTATCCAAACGGATATACTTGCGAATTTAAAGCAATACCTTCTGGGATAAAATCGCCACCAATTCCCTCAATCACTCGTCCTGTGGCGCAAACCCAAATGGCTACCGTAACCTCCAACGAAGACCCAAGTAAAAAAGGACGTGTACAAGTGCAGTTTCCTTGGCAAGATCCTCAAGAAAAAACCGATTGGATTTCGGTACTTACTCCCGATGGTGGAAGCAGCGATTTGGTAAATACCAACCGAGGTTTTGTCTTTATTCCAGAAAAAGGTGACCAAGTAATGATAGGATTCCGATACAATGATCCCAACAGACCCTTTGTAATGGGAAGTATATTCAACGGAAGCAACGCTAGTGGAGGTTCAGATGCCAATAAATCAAAATCTATCACCACCCGCAGCGGAGCTACTATTTCTTTTGATGATGATGAAGGGAAAGGGAAAATAAGTATTTCTGACCCTAGCGGAAATACGGTAACACTTAATGGTGATGAGACGATTACGATATCGGCACCGAAAGGTATTACGATGAATTCTAAAGAAATCACCTTAAACGCAGAAGAAAAAATAACCATAAAGGGTGATAAAAAAGTAGATATCAACTCAAAAGAAATTACCCAAACCGCTAAGCAGAAAATTGATCTAAAAAGTGATGCCAATATGCTGATGGCATCCAAGGCTAAGGAAGAAACACACAAAACCTATAAACTTACGGCACAAGCTACCGTAGATATTGAAGGTGCAACAGCCGTGAATGCTAAAGGAGGAATCATCAATCTGAACTAA